ATGCTCATAAATCGAGTCTAACAAATGCTAACCGCTTTCGAGTACTCTCATTAGAAGTTGAGTTTGTATATAATACCATTATTGATCCGATTTAATTTAAAAATAACAATTTTGATCCGATTTAATTTAAAAATAACAATTTGAGACCCCAATTAAATCAAATTTGATAGTGTTGCGTTTTTAAGTCGAGTTCAATTATTAAATTATTACAAACTATAAAAACGAAAAAATACACTAATTATTACCCCAAGAGAAAATAATGAAGGTAAGAGTAGTAAGATCGATAGTTATAATTGTCGAGTAATATCCCGAAAAAATTACAGTTACAAACAATATATTAAAACTACAAAACTATACAACAATAATTATACtatggccctgtttggtaaacggcatattagccaatttttagcatattcaagggttttagcatgtttgaacaatcaatatgctaatttttgTGTTTGGTAAGCAGCATATTGAAACAGCATATTTAGGGTCAATATGCTGTATTACAATATGCTGTTTACCCCAGCAttattggttagcatattgtaaaataagaaatttttttccattttacaaagaaaactaacaatctactaatcgtaatcttccaattaccaaacactcaaattaattctgctaattataatatgctagtcaaactttctgataaaatctgccatttataatctgcttttgaAATCtacttatgctgaaattaatccgtTGTTTACCAAATAGGGCCTTTATCTATGTTGAGAGTTGGTTATTGATCTTGCAAATTCGCTATAATTGTGATTGGTACTCTATTCCGAGTCGCATTATAGTGATCAACTGTAACACTGTCGGGTCCAAAAATTACTCGAGCTGAAGTTTAAGATGTTAAAAGAGGGTTACAAGAGTATGTGGACACTGGACAGTCATAAATAGATTAACTTGGGTTAATCTTCCTCCTAATAATAATTGATTTCGTGTGTGAATATCTAAGTTTCAATCACTACGCTAAGGGGGGGACTGGATGAAAAGTTTACACTAAAATATGAAAAGCTAGCGGGGGCCAAGGCCCCTTCCGGCATAACTAAGGTCCTCCAGTGATAGCGACActaagggcttgcttggattgagggtaataggaggggaatgaataggggagtaatatgtgaggtgtatttcccatgtttggtatgcgggtaattattcacctcctggAATTATTACTCTTGTgaaggggtaatacattacccaccctccccccctgggtaatgattaagggagtaaaagatctactcagtaatcattactcttatgccaaacatatcatcaaggaactcattaccccactaattaatttccccagtaattatcgcccaataaaacttacccccttaataattccatggattccaggcaagccctTATACATAACGTCATAACGATAACAACATGAGCTCGAAAGAATAATATCCGAGATAGGATATAACGAATAACCTTCTCTCTCATCACATCCCAACCACTCAATAACGGGCTCAGATATACCATGAATTCGATATTTATTAGAAATAATCCCCTATAGACTAAAAGAATAATACAACTATGATAATCCCGCTCAAGTTTTCCGCTCATCTTTCCCCCTATATGAAATATTCTCTTCTAGAATATTCCCTTCTAATATATTTCCCTTCTAATATATTCTAGTTAAAATATTTTAGTCGACTCATATATGGAATATTTCTACTACAATATTTTAcacaattaataataatattgccaTCAATCACTATGCCCCATATATGGAATATTTCTTATGGTTACGTTTTATATATAAAAGTACATttattacattaaattaaattcataTTCAATTTATTAAAATTATATTAATACACTAAATTTCTAGAATTAACCTTTATAAAATTATTGTGTTGTAGCAACCAGCACGGGTTGCTATACTAGTAATTTATTAAGTAATGTAAATTTGAAAATCAGAAGTTCATACACCCTAAACTAGTGCGGGTTGAGAGATTAAGTTTGGCCAAGGTGAAGTGGGTCATATTAAACCCACATTAAAACCCTATTTTTAGTGTAAATCAAATCAAATATCCAACAAAATTATTCTAGCTCAATTTTAGGTTTCCGTCTTCTCTCTTCCTTCTTTcttattcttattgttattattgttattattcctCTTCTTTCActaagtaatttaattattactattactattattctaattattattGTGGCATAGATTTTTGTTGCTTTTTTCGACAAATTATTCTAATCCCTAATTCAAATTTCATGCTTTTTGTGCAGATATGGAGAAGTTTCTCCCTGGTACGCCCCTCCCTCGTCGCTATACAATACTCTCTATTGCTGCTGGAGCATTCTTAGGCCATTTTGTGGTGtaagtattagtattagtattattattaatattattattaatccctttttatttttcactaattaTTTTCAATCGGTCTTATTGTAGCGTTCCGTTGTTTTTTCCTCAATGGATCGTAGCCAATAAAAGGAAGATAAGGGAGGCATATCTGGCTGAAGGTCTTGATCCCAAAGACTTCTAATTAGTACCACCACACCACCCCTAGTTTTATTTCTGTTTCATAATCGAACCTAAGTTGTTTCTCTAATCGTACAATCGTCTCGTCTTGTTCTGTGTTTTGGATATTGAGTCTTATTTCCTTTTAATAATCGAACCTATGTTGTTTCTGTAATCGTACAATCATCGTATTGTGTTTATGATATTAATGGCACAAATTTCATCATTCTAGGGTTTCTTAACTTGTATAGTCAAGATTAATGTAGATGGACCATGCATGGGGTTTGCATGGCAACGTACCTCTGCCTTATCTACGACATTACTTAGGCGCCTATTTACTCGGCTTTGCACGCAGGCACACCCTTGTCGTTGCAAATGACGTAGTTTTGGTATGTGATAGACGATGGAGATAACGTTGGTCTCTAGACTCGTCTCTTCTAATACGTATGTTGCTAGACCTTATAACCATAGACTTTACTCCGTATAATCTTTATAACCGTATTCGACTTGAAGCAAGTTCAAACTAAATCACACCAACGTAAAAACTAGGCATGATGAACCAGTTAAATGACAACATATTAGAAACTTATCGATCAAGCTAAACTACACCTAGCTTGATTGATTCACTATTTGCCGTCTCTAAATTATTAGTAGTATATCGATGTTGCCCCAGCTGCTCTTCGGTCCATCCTTCGTGAAGATATTATGGGTGTGGGTTGAGGGATTAAGTTGGGGCAAGGTGAAGTGGGTCATATTAAATCGACATAAAAACCTATCAGTAGGTAAACGGCTAGccaaagagtttgctccattcTCATGGCCAGAGATTGAACTCATGACCTCATGGTTAAGGCCACACCAACCCATTTGGTTATATTACGTATCTAACAATTTGTGAAACCCTATTTTTAATATCCAACCCTatttttttgagagaagtgaaaAACAGACATAGATTATGTTTCAAGTTTGTAAAAACAGCATGAAAATGCAACTAATAATAGAAATCGAGACCCATACACAATTTTCAGGGATCGAGCATTATTTTTTTGGTGTCATGGTTAGCACTAATACTTCCTATGATTTTCGCGCATTCAGTTTGTCAGGAATGGTACTACATCGAAAGTCTGTGGACAGTCAGTCAATGTGTGGAGGCTTAACCTTGTTCAGAGGTATAAATGTTACTCGTCCACCCGTAGATTGTACAGTACAGTAGCTAGTCAGTAGCGAATCTTGGTGTAAATGGTAGGGGGGGCTGCTATTTAAGCTATTAACTTCGTGGGTGAGTTTCAATCACTACGCCAAGGAGGACTCGGTGAAAAGTTTACACTGAAATATGAAAAGCTAGCGGGGGCCAGGATACTTTCTGGCATAACTAAGGTCCTCCAGTGATAGCGACACGAATCCTTGATTACAACTTGAGCTCGAAAGAATAGTATCCAAGATAGGATATACCGAATAACCTTCTCCCATCACATTCCAACCGGCAACCACTCAATAACTGACTCAGATATACCATGAATCCGATATTTATCAGAAATAATATTTTCTTAAGTAATGTAAATCTGAAAATCAGAAGTTTCTACACCATAAATTTTCAGCCGAATTCAGTGTTGTTCCGTCCtacataaaatttataatttttaaCTTATAAATTTGTAAATAAGGTCCGTtcctttttttttatcaactttcaTTCAAATATTACAGGGATGAATTTAGAACTTTTTTTTAGGTAGCAAATTATCTTCATATTGTTTTATACTTTGAGGTTTGTGTTTAAGAATTTAGGTATAGCAAAATCGATAATCTTAACCATCATTTTACAATTTAAGGTAGTGAGTACTGAGTAGCCACTAGCCACTACTACCTTTGCTACTAGTTAGGCTATCTCGCAAATAGAACCATTAAAATtcataaattctcatttgtgaggACATATCCGTTGCAAATTTATGATGGGCTAAATACAACCCATATGGGGAGATAAGACAAAAAGAAATTGTCTAGGGAATAATATtttcttttgtcttatctactcaTGTGGATAGCATTTAACCCGTTCCAAACTTATAACGGATATACCCGTTACAAGAAAGACCAGCTGAAATTCACATTCGCGTTAAAGTGACAAGTAACAGAAATATCTCCAAATAATATGGAAATCATAAATCTCATCCACTACTTTAGCTGGCGACATGTGCCAAAGTTCTTGGGTGACAAACTCTCTTTCTTCCCATGCTTCTTTCAAATAAAATCTCATTACCAAAAGCCCATCTTCCTCGTGACTCGTGTCCATCTTTCGGTGGACGTCAGCGTACATGGTACATGAAATCCTGTCACTTCCACAAAATATAAATTCTAATATCCATTGTAGATCACAATTAACAAGTACTatacataaaataaaaacaaaaacaaaattcatTAATATTAACATAAGAATTGACCCATCAAATGAGATATTATTTGACTCATAAGTAGGATTCGGTAGCACCGAAATTGAAGCAAagattctctccatttccttttCTCCATTTCttgtccatttcctctcacaatcccATATTATATTAGTATTCACATTTATCTCATTTATCACTTGCACCATTAGATCGTAGTAAAGTATAATCCGGACCgttaaaaagaaatggaaggaaatggagaggagaAGAAATGAAGAGAATCTAAATTGCCGAAATTGGGCGTTAGTGTTTCACTTCTCACATGTATCCCTTATTACATGTAAAAGGGTAGCGCTGATATTGGGTGTCATCCAGTGATATACCACCCCAATCTCGACATCACTCTATCACATGCAATAAAAAGAATGCATAAATATTCGAGGATGACACTCAATCTCGACGCCTATCATATCCGAGGATGACACTCAATCTCGACGCCGGATAATCGGGTATCCTATCATTATCGTTCTACAAATTGACGATGTTGTTAGTTTACGAAGCCAAACTCACCTCTTTTTCAACCACAAGTTTCAGACCACCTGTCATTATCCTATTTGTTTAAATTAATATCACTTTATCGAGGTTTCACGCGCTTCAAACCCATTCCCCCCACCCCCCCACCGACCCTCCTTACCCCGAGCCATCCTAGCCGTTCATTTCACTCAACCGTCCTCATTCCTCCATGTGTCCTCCTTATCGACACGTGTCGCCTCATCAACGGCTCTCCTCCTTATATATAACCCAACCCTTCCCCACCCCATTTCAAAAATCTTAAATCTCATCATTTCCCCCAaaataaaatcaacaaatttgTCAAATCCAGAATCATAAtcgtaattaattaatatatatcgAGTCGGGTTATATCGAGTCGGGTTCGGGTCGAGATAGTGAGTAATGGCAATGAGTCTAGCACATCAAATTGGAGCATTATCAGGAACACCATTAACAGTCGAATCATCAACATCAAGCAACACAGATTCATCAAtttcagcaacaacaacaacagcaatgTGGAAAACACCACACCCAGCTTTAAAATGCAAGGTAAAAGGCGGCATCGGAGAAACGACGACAATGGACATGTTATCGCCACCAGTAAGTCCATGCCGTTCGCCGCTGAGGGCGGATATCTCCGCCGCGTGCCAGGCCTTCACCGGAATATCGGAGTTGGAGATAGAGCACGCGGCGGTAGATAAAACCGCGGCGGAAAAGGCGGGGAAAGGTGTGCCAGTGTATGTGATGATGCCGTTAGATAGTGTGAAGATGGATAATACAGTGAATAGGAGGAAGGCGATGAATGCGAGTTTGCAGGCGTTGAAGAGTGCAGGTGTGGAAGGGATAATGATGGATGTGTGGTGGGGTTTGGTTGAGAGAGATAATCCTGGAGAGTATAATTGGGGTGGTTATGTTGAATTGATTGAAATGGCGCATAAACATGGTCTTAAAGTTCAAGCTGTTATGTCTTTTCATCAGTGTGGTGGTAATGTTGGTGATTCCGTCACGTATGTTTTTCTTTCTTAAAACCGTCTTATATAAGTATTTGTGTTCTTTTTTAGCCCTATTGAATGAATATCGTTTGCCTATAATTGAGTGTGGatgattaaattgtttatcaaaagcattcctaaaatagaaagctGAGATACTCAAAAATgggaaaggtaaacaaatgatcgggacggagAGAGTATTAGACATCTAATTGAGAGGTTGAACATGTGGTTTAGTGGTTAGGGACGGATCTACTGTCAATAACAAATCTGCTTGCAGTTTTCCATAGCCATGGGAAGTTTCTGCAAACATAGGAACTAATATAGAAAGTAAACTTTAGTGTTTGATACATCATACAACAACGataacattaccccagtgccataatggctcccgcaaattgcggggtaaggggggctcggatgtacgcaaccttacccttgtgttagaaaCACAAAGAGGTTGTTTCCAAATGACCCaggatgaaaattgcgtcgagaactgcattgaGGGACTGCcacttcacaagagaaagaagcgcagccactttagtaagccattttgctttactccatcataatccaggaccaaagagtaatgagtctttggctccattgaaAATATGGAGAAAATTTAGGGTTTGATACATCATACATGTACTAATTATTGGTGTTTGATACATGTAGCTAACATTTAGACACATGAACTTTTTAGGTAAAAAATAAAGGATGGAGTATAAGATTAGGCTGTCTTGGACATCATATACACTTCACTGATGGGTGTTGTAGCCTCTTTCTTTTTTAGCAAGGAATTGATGATTAATAAGCATTGTATCCCTGTCATCcttgtcatttgtttacctttgattttggcataaaGACCAAAGAAAGAGGAGGGGTCAATTATTGGATGACAAGTGGATCAAATTGCCTATCAAAGgcattcccaaaatagaaagataaacaattgagtgagacacccaaaaatggaatagCTAAATAAATGAGTGGACGGAGGGGTAGTTTATAGACGAGTATTCGGGAAGATTAGTTTCTTGGCGTCATCTGTTACAAGTTTGTTTACCTCCAGTTTGAGAGATGGAAAGGAGCCGTGGAGTGAACGGCTGTTTATGTGGTCTTAAGTTTTGTTCATATTTGAATTTTGATGGGGAAAAATATGGCATATCTTGTAGAGGTCAGTGTCAACCGTGATCTTCTGGAAATATTCTACCCACAACTCCACAAGTATGTGGACAATTCTGTATTTGCGTcttcttcttccctttctttttgttttgtttacctTTTTCGTTTAGATGTCGACTTATGTTAGTCGTTTTCTGTTTTAATACGTATTCCCTCCTTTTCTCTATGATACTCTTGCTTGACTTTTGGCTGCCTCTAAGATGTACTTTGCGCTATTTTTAAGCACTTTTATATCAGGGGTTACTATACTTTTTTTTTGGTTAAGAATATAATTTTCCAaaatattgtaattattatttacGTAAATATTTTAGTACTTCTCATCTTgtaatattttttaaattttctcAGAAAATCTAACAAGAAAATCTAACAAGAATACTTGGACTGTTAATTTAAATCGATATCTAAATATTTACTTGCAACTCAGGCACATGACTAGAATACATGACTAAACCAAAATATGAGATTGTTACTTGGATTTGTCGAATCTAACACGGTGACACATGAACGCCTGTCATTCGTGAACCCTTCTAATCTTGGAAAAGGAATTGAGTGCTTACTGTTGTGCTGTTCCATACTCTGTGCTTCCAACTTGTGTGTTGGGGGAAAATGGGAACCGTTGGATTATGCGCAGAAAAATATGACGACGATAGTATTCAGAAATGAAACTTGTGATTTTTATTTACGTCATGTTTTTATAATTGTAGTTTAGTGAAGTGTTACGCGTGGGTTTTATTTAGTATGCACCTAGATAGATAAGTAAGAAAGGGTAAAAAACGGTTTAATGTTGTCAAATGCATGAGTTCCAAATGGTTTCTGGCGTATATGAAAATGGTCTTCCGGTATATGAATTCTGAGAGACATGGTATGTCTTGTTCTACTGCGCAGGATACCGTTGCCTAATTGGGTTATGGAAGAGATGCACAAAGATCCTGATCTTGCATACACTGACCAATGGGGGAGAAGGAACTATGAATATGTGTCACTTTCCGCTGATACCCTTCCGGTGCTGAAGGGCCGAACTCCAGTTCAGTGTTATGCAGATTTTATGCGTGCATTTAGAGACCAGTTCAAGGGCCTCCTTGGTGACACCATTGTGGTAAATACTTTGTCTGAtcttgtgtttgtattaataataGTCCTCAATGATTCAATTTCCTCCCTTTATGGTCGTGATTAGCGACGGGTAGTAATCTGGTATTTTAGTGATCACTTGACATTATCCGCTTTCTTCAGGAAATCCAAGTTGGTATGGGTCCAGCAGGTGAACTCCGCTACCCTTCATATCCAGAGCAAGACGGAACATGGAGGTTCCCAGGCATTGGAGCCTTCCAGTGTTTCGACAAGGTACTTCTTCATCCCACTGGTTCTTATACGCTCAAGTCTGGCGCCAAATTGTTTGTGACTTTGCGGTCTGATGGTTTTTCACTGACTGGTATGTTCATTTCTGCAGTACATGGTGAGTAGCTTAAAAGCAGCCGCAGAGGCTGCAGGTAAACCCGAATGGGGCCACTCTGGCCCAACTGACGCAGGCAATTACAACAATTGGCCTGAAGACACGCAGTTTTTCCGCAAGGAAGGTGGAGGCTGGAGCAGCCCCTATGGTGAATTCTTCCTTACCTGGTATTCCCAAATGCTTCTGGACCATGGTGAAAGGATTCTCTCGTCTGCCACGTCTATTTTCAAGGACACCGGTGTCAAAATCTCTGTTAAGATTGCAGGTATTCACTGGCATTATGGGTCCCGGTCCCATGCCCCTGAGCTGACTGCCGGGTACTACAACACAAGGTTCCGTGATGGGTACCTACCGATTGCCCAAATGCTAGCCCGTCATGGAGCGATATTCAATTTCACGTGCATTGAAATGCGTGATCACGAGCAACCCCAGGATGCGTTATGTGCCCCAGAGAAGCTTGTTCGACAAGTTGCTCTTGCCACTCAAGAAGCTCAGGTTCCATTGGCCGGTGAGAACGCCTTGCCTAGATACGATGAATCTGCTCACGAGCAAATCTTGAATGCCTCGGCGTTGAATGTAGATGAAAACTCTGGGGATCGAGAAATGTGTGCATTTACTTATTTAAGGATGAATCCGGATTTGTTCCACCCCGATAACTGGAGGAAATTTGTAGGGTTTGTGAAGAAGATGAAAGAAGGGAAAGATGCAAATAAGTGCCGGGAGGAAGTTGAGCGAGAGGCGGAGCACTTTGTGCATGTAACTCAGCCGCTAGTACAAGAGGCCGCGGTTGCTCTCATGCACTAGGAGATATATAAAGATGAAATGTATATTAATCTCAGAAGAGAGGTTATATAGCTTGTAATATATATTTGCTCAGTACCTTGACACGAAGCAAGCGCTGTACTTTTGTATAAGTCGTCAGTCTTTTAAGACATGACGAAAAAATCGTAATTTATTTTTACAGTACCATTTTTTACTCATTATCGTACTAATTTCCTATCTAGTTCAAATCCCCTCAACCTTTATCCATCAATCATTCTTCTAAACCAAGGTCggtttttctttcattttttttatgtATTCTTCTgaatttgcattttttttttctgtaaaattagCCGAAATCTGCTGATCTTGGAATATAATTCATGTGGAGGGATTTGGGTTTTGCTTTACCAGATCGAATTTCAGGGGACAATTGGAAAATGCATGGGTTTTATATTTCAAAGTGCAGATTGATAATTTGATTCATGTTTAGTTGCACTTGATCGATCCCCTGTGACTGTGGGTGCGTCTTTTCTCTTTCAGACGAATATGTTCTATATTTCATTTGATTCAGATT
The Silene latifolia isolate original U9 population chromosome 11, ASM4854445v1, whole genome shotgun sequence genome window above contains:
- the LOC141612428 gene encoding beta-amylase 1, chloroplastic produces the protein MAMSLAHQIGALSGTPLTVESSTSSNTDSSISATTTTAMWKTPHPALKCKVKGGIGETTTMDMLSPPVSPCRSPLRADISAACQAFTGISELEIEHAAVDKTAAEKAGKGVPVYVMMPLDSVKMDNTVNRRKAMNASLQALKSAGVEGIMMDVWWGLVERDNPGEYNWGGYVELIEMAHKHGLKVQAVMSFHQCGGNVGDSVTIPLPNWVMEEMHKDPDLAYTDQWGRRNYEYVSLSADTLPVLKGRTPVQCYADFMRAFRDQFKGLLGDTIVEIQVGMGPAGELRYPSYPEQDGTWRFPGIGAFQCFDKYMVSSLKAAAEAAGKPEWGHSGPTDAGNYNNWPEDTQFFRKEGGGWSSPYGEFFLTWYSQMLLDHGERILSSATSIFKDTGVKISVKIAGIHWHYGSRSHAPELTAGYYNTRFRDGYLPIAQMLARHGAIFNFTCIEMRDHEQPQDALCAPEKLVRQVALATQEAQVPLAGENALPRYDESAHEQILNASALNVDENSGDREMCAFTYLRMNPDLFHPDNWRKFVGFVKKMKEGKDANKCREEVEREAEHFVHVTQPLVQEAAVALMH